A single region of the Lycium barbarum isolate Lr01 chromosome 2, ASM1917538v2, whole genome shotgun sequence genome encodes:
- the LOC132626385 gene encoding non-specific phospholipase C2: MSFRNHISPLSATISIVARILLFLILLGTHHHNWAVAASNSPIKTVVVLVMENRSFDHMLGWMKKFNPEINGVEGSESNPVSTSDPKSRRVYFGDKSHYVDPDPGHSFQAIREQIFGSNDSSKKPAPMNGFAQQALSMDSNMPDQVMNGFQPDMVAVYKTLISEYAVCDRWFASVPASTQPNRLYVHSATSHGTTSNIASLLAKGYPQRTIFENLDDAGINFGIYYQNIPATLFYLNLRKLKYVGKFHPYDITFKNHAKSGKLPGYVVVEQRYMDSKLQPANDDHPSHDVYQGQMFVKEVYETLRASPQWNQTLLVITYDEHGGFFDHVPTPVSGVPSPDGIVGEPFDFKFDRLGVRVPTIMISPWIQKGTVVHGPNGSPFPTSEYEHSSIAATVKKIFNLPSPFLTKRDAWAGTFEHILQTRKDPRTDCPEKLPTPTKIRKGEANEDANISEFQQELVQLAAVLKGDHLLTSYPEKIGKGMTVRQGKAYMEDAVKRFFEAGFAAKKIGVDEEQIVQMRPSLTTRSSTNLHP; encoded by the exons ATGTCATTCAGAAATCACATATCTCCATTATCCGCGACGATCAGTATTGTCGCCAGGATATTACTTTTTTTAATTCTATTAGGGACCCATCACCATAATTGGGCTGTTGCAGCGAGCAACAGCCCAATAAAGACGGTGGTGGTTCTCGTAATGGAGAACAGGTCATTCGACCACATGTTAGGTTGGATGAAGAAATTCAACCCGGAAATCAATGGCGTGGAAGGTTCGGAATCCAACCCTGTTTCGACGTCCGACCCGAAGTCGCGTCGGGTTTATTTCGGGGATAAGTCTCATTATGTTGATCCTGATCCAGGACATTCATTTCAAGCAATAAGGGAGCAGATATTTGGGTCTAATGATAGTTCGAAAAAACCAGCACCAATGAATGGATTTGCTCAACAAGCTCTTTCTATGGATTCTAATATGCCTGATCAGGTCATGAATGGGTTCCAACCTGATATG GTGGCAGTATACAAAACCCTGATATCAGAATATGCGGTGTGCGACCGGTGGTTCGCATCGGTGCCAGCATCGACTCAGCCTAATCGTCTCTATGTTCACTCCGCCACATCTCACGGCACCACCTCAAATATAGCATCGTTGTTAGCCAAAGGCTACCCGCAGAGAACGATCTTCGAGAACCTTGACGATGCCGGAATAAATTTTGGAATTTATTATCAGAATATTCCGGCGACTCTATTTTACTTGAATTTAAGAAAGCTCAAGTATGTTGGAAAGTTCCATCCTTATGATATCACTTTCAAAAATCATGCCAAATCAGGAAAGTTACCAG GATATGTTGTGGTGGAGCAGCGATACATGGACTCAAAGCTACAACCGGCTAACGATGATCATCCATCACACGATGTATATCAAGGTCAGATGTTTGTAAAGGAGGTGTACGAAACTCTAAGGGCAAGCCCACAGTGGAACCAAACACTACTAGTTATTACCTATGATGAACATGGTGGGTTCTTTGATCATGTCCCTACACCTGTCAGTGGGGTCCCTAGCCCAGATGGAATTGTGGGAGAACCGTTCGATTTCAAGTTTGATAGATTGGGTGTTAGAGTTCCTACTATCATGATCTCTCCTTGGATCCAAAAGGGCACAG tTGTTCATGGTCCTAATGGGTCGCCATTTCCGACTTCGGAATATGAACATTCATCAATTGCGGCAACGGTGAAGAAGATCTTTAATTTGCCATCACCTTTTCTTACTAAAAGGGATGCATGGGCTGGCACTTTTGAACATATTCTACAAACTAGGAAGGACCCCAGAACTGATTGCCCTG AGAAACTTCCAACTCCAACAAAGATCAGAAAGGGAGAAGCAAATGAAGATGCAAACATAAGTGAATTCCAGCAAGAGCTGGTTCAACTCGCGGCGGTTCTAAAAGGAGATCATCTTCTAACAAGCTATCCAGAAAAGATAGGCAAGGGCATGACTGTAAGACAAGGAAAAGCTTATATGGAAGACGCCGTAAAACGCTTCTTTGAGGCTGGATTTGCTGCCAAGAAAATTGGTGTTGATGAAGAACAGATTGTGCAAATGAGGCCTTCACTCACTACAAGATCATCTACTAATTTGCACCCTTAA